Part of the Shewanella eurypsychrophilus genome is shown below.
CGCTTCAACCATATCATAGGGATCCATGGTGTTAACCTCGGACTCTTCGCCGTGAGCGAACCAACTAAAAGCCACCAAAGTAAGTAGAACAGTATTCTTGAAAATGCGATTAAATAAACTCATTGTTAATCCTTGAGGCTATCAAACAATATGACACTAGTGAGCAATAATTTCTAAAATAGCGATCACAAAGGTTAATCTTTGACGCTATAGAGAAACTGGCCAATCAGCTCCTCGAGCACCAATGCTGAGTGCGTATCTTCCACTCGGTCACCGTCGACGAGCATGGCAATGTCATCATCAACAAAGCCCGGTGTTAATCCCAAAAACTGCTCACCCAACAAACCTGACGTTAAAATCGATAAGCTACTGGTCTCAGGAAATTGATTAAACTCTTTCTCCATCGACAGCTCTACCACAGGAACCAATTCTTCTGGATCAAGGGTAATTGCACTCACTCTGCCTACCACAACACCACCCACCTTAACTGGAGAACGCGGCTTCAGACCACCAATATTGCTAAATTTAGCATAGAGAGTGTAATTATTGGCACTGGACCTAACGTCGACATTGGCAACGTTAAACACTAAGACTAGAAAGGCAGCCAGACCAGATAAAATAAACAGCCCCACTAATACTTCAATTTTTCGAGTTAACATACTCAGCTCACCACTCTACTTCTTAAGCAGGCTCTGCCTGCTCAATCATATCCATTAACGACCAAACATTATCGCCGTAAGTAAAAAATCCAAAGCCAAAACTGCCAGGCTAGATTGCACCACAGTCTGTGTTGTTGCTTTACTAATCCCTTCCGGATTAGGGGTCACTTGATATCCCCGGTATAGGGCAATCCAAGTCACAACGACAGCAAACACTAAGCTCTTAATGATGCAATTGACGATATCTTGCCGCCACTCAACAGAGGCTTGTAAAATAGACCAAAAGCTACCGCTATCGATACCTTTCCACTCAACACCGACCAGATGTCCACCGTAAATACCTATGGCAGTAAACATCAAGGTTAGCAGGGGTAAACTCACCACTCCGGCCCAAAAGCGTGGTGCGATGATCTGCCTAAGCGGATCGATAGCCATCATCTCTAAACTTGAAAGCTGCTCAGTGCTCTTCATCAAGCCAATTTCAGCCGTTAAAGCAGAGCCTGCACGTCCGGCAAACAAAAGTGCCGTCACCACAGGGCCTAACTCGCGCAGCAAACTCAGTGCAACCATAGGGCCTAAGCTTTCTTCTGTGCCGAAACCAACAAGAATATGATATCCCTGCAGTGATAACACCATGCCAATAAACAGACCTGATACTAATATCAGCAGCATAGATTGCACACCAACAACATAAAGTTGCTTAACAAATAAAGGCCATCCCTTTAAGCGCGGTTTGCGTGCAATAGCGCCCCATAACATAAGACCGGCTCGACCAAGTCCTGTTACAAAACCAATGGCTGCTCGACCCATTGTTGCCAAGCTTTCAGTTATAATCATACGACTTTCCTCATACAGGTATAAGGAAAACCAGAGTATTGTTTAATCATTAACTTTTCTGTCACTGACCGACGAGCTCCTCAACATAATTAACTGCAGGAAAATGAAAAGGTACCGGACCATCAGGTGCACCGTCGATAAATTGTTTTAATTGAGCATTATCGGCATATTTTAATTCTGCTGGCGTTCCTTGGGCAATCACATGTCTATCTGCCATGACATAAACATAATCGGCGATACCTAACACTTCTTGTACATCATGAGAGATCACCACAGAAGTCAACTGTAATGCATCAGAAAGCTCTCTAATTAGCTTAACCAGCACTCCCATAGATACAGGGTCTTGTCCTGCAAATGGTTCATCATACATCACCATATCAGGCTCGAGTGCTATCGCTCGGGCCAAAGCGACTCTTCGCTGCATTCCGCCAGACAATTCTGTTGGCATCATCTTGGCCGTACCGCGCAAGCCAACCGCTTCTAGCTTCATCAGCACGATTCGGGCGATAATATCTTCTGCAAGCCCCGAATGCTCTCTAAGAGCAAAAGCCACATTATCGAACACATTCATGTCAGTAAAAAGCGCACCACTTTGAAATAGCATGCTCATGCGCTTACGCAAATTAAATAACTGATCTCGGCTACATTTATGGACATCATGGCCATCAAACAATATCGTCCCAGTATCAGGAGTCAGTTGACCTCCGATCAACTTAAGTAAAGTCGTTTTACCTATTCCACTGGGCCCCATGATGGCAGTCACTTTCCCTTTCGGGATAGATAAACTGATATCATCAAAAATCTGATGTTGACCACGACTAAAACCTAAATGGCTGATCTCAACCAATGATGCTGAAGTTGGTGATTTTTTATGATTCATATCGCATCCATACGCAACGGGAAAGGCTGATAGACCTTGCGAGAAAAAGGCAAATTGTACGAAATTGGGCTATCAGGCACAACTGAATCGGCACAATCTTGACGCAATACTTTCATTTTCTCTCAAATCCAGCGAAAATGCGCGGCAGACTTACTTTAGAATTGAATTTGATGTTATTTAATATATTTTTACTTATTGCGGGATTAGGGGCTTTAGTATGGAGCGCCGACAAGTTTGTTTACGGCGCTGCTGCATTTGCTCGTAACTTAGGACTCCCACCTATGCTGATTGGACTAACTATCGTCGCTATGGGAAGTTCTGCACCAGAAATGTTTGTCGCCGCAACAGCCTCAATGGACGGCATGACAGATACAGCAATAGGCAATGTATTAGGTTCTAACGTCGCCAACATTACTCTTATTCTAGGTATCACGGCCTTAATGGGGGCCATAGCTGTCCGCTCTCAAACTCTATTACGTGAAATACCTATGATGCTTGCCGCTACGGCTATAGCAGGATATTTTCTTCACGATGGATTTCTAACCCGCATGGAAGGCGTCATGCTGATGGGACTGTTCTTCATTCTCATGGGCTACTTAATCTGGCACGGTCTGACAAATAAGAATC
Proteins encoded:
- the mlaD gene encoding outer membrane lipid asymmetry maintenance protein MlaD; its protein translation is MLTRKIEVLVGLFILSGLAAFLVLVFNVANVDVRSSANNYTLYAKFSNIGGLKPRSPVKVGGVVVGRVSAITLDPEELVPVVELSMEKEFNQFPETSSLSILTSGLLGEQFLGLTPGFVDDDIAMLVDGDRVEDTHSALVLEELIGQFLYSVKD
- the mlaE gene encoding lipid asymmetry maintenance ABC transporter permease subunit MlaE, whose protein sequence is MIITESLATMGRAAIGFVTGLGRAGLMLWGAIARKPRLKGWPLFVKQLYVVGVQSMLLILVSGLFIGMVLSLQGYHILVGFGTEESLGPMVALSLLRELGPVVTALLFAGRAGSALTAEIGLMKSTEQLSSLEMMAIDPLRQIIAPRFWAGVVSLPLLTLMFTAIGIYGGHLVGVEWKGIDSGSFWSILQASVEWRQDIVNCIIKSLVFAVVVTWIALYRGYQVTPNPEGISKATTQTVVQSSLAVLALDFLLTAIMFGR
- a CDS encoding ATP-binding cassette domain-containing protein; its protein translation is MNHKKSPTSASLVEISHLGFSRGQHQIFDDISLSIPKGKVTAIMGPSGIGKTTLLKLIGGQLTPDTGTILFDGHDVHKCSRDQLFNLRKRMSMLFQSGALFTDMNVFDNVAFALREHSGLAEDIIARIVLMKLEAVGLRGTAKMMPTELSGGMQRRVALARAIALEPDMVMYDEPFAGQDPVSMGVLVKLIRELSDALQLTSVVISHDVQEVLGIADYVYVMADRHVIAQGTPAELKYADNAQLKQFIDGAPDGPVPFHFPAVNYVEELVGQ